From the genome of Psychrilyobacter atlanticus DSM 19335, one region includes:
- the queA gene encoding tRNA preQ1(34) S-adenosylmethionine ribosyltransferase-isomerase QueA: MLLSDYDYHLPEELIGQTPTMPRDHSRLLVVDKTKKEIEHKRFYNILDYLNEGDVLVRNSTKVIPARLIGKKESGAVMEVFLLKRLELNRWECLVRRAKKLKLDQTIIFGDGQLKATLKEVKDDGNRILEFTFDGVFEEIIHELGQMPLPPYITEKLEDGDRYQTVYAEKGESVAAPTAGLHFTEELFEKIAQKGVEIVDVYLEVGLGTFRPVQTENVLEHKMHSETFEVPEKTAEVVNRAKKEGRRVVAVGTTSVRTLESATDSSGKLIATSGDTEIFIYPGYEFKIVDALITNFHLPKSTLLMLVSALSEKDFMFSVYEEAVKEKYEFFSFGDAMFIY; the protein is encoded by the coding sequence ATATTACTGTCAGATTATGACTATCATCTACCGGAGGAATTGATAGGGCAGACTCCTACAATGCCCAGGGATCACTCTAGATTGTTGGTTGTAGATAAAACTAAAAAAGAGATAGAGCACAAAAGATTTTATAATATTTTAGACTATCTAAATGAGGGAGATGTGCTTGTTCGAAACTCTACTAAGGTAATTCCTGCAAGACTTATAGGTAAAAAAGAAAGTGGAGCAGTGATGGAAGTATTTTTACTGAAAAGGCTGGAATTAAATAGGTGGGAATGCTTGGTAAGACGTGCTAAGAAATTAAAATTAGATCAAACTATAATATTTGGTGACGGTCAATTAAAGGCTACTTTAAAAGAGGTAAAGGATGATGGAAATAGGATCTTGGAATTTACTTTTGATGGAGTTTTTGAAGAGATTATCCATGAATTAGGGCAGATGCCATTACCGCCATATATTACAGAAAAATTAGAAGATGGAGATAGGTATCAGACTGTTTATGCTGAAAAAGGTGAATCTGTAGCAGCTCCTACTGCTGGACTTCATTTTACCGAGGAATTATTTGAAAAAATAGCCCAAAAAGGTGTAGAGATAGTAGATGTATATTTAGAAGTTGGACTGGGAACATTCAGACCTGTTCAAACTGAAAATGTATTGGAACATAAAATGCATTCTGAAACTTTTGAAGTGCCAGAAAAAACAGCAGAAGTTGTTAATAGAGCAAAGAAAGAAGGTAGAAGAGTAGTTGCAGTAGGAACAACTTCTGTAAGAACATTGGAATCAGCTACGGATAGTTCTGGGAAACTAATAGCAACTTCTGGAGATACAGAGATCTTTATATATCCAGGATATGAGTTTAAAATAGTAGATGCATTAATTACAAACTTTCATCTACCTAAATCAACACTGCTTATGTTGGTTTCGGCACTATCTGAAAAAGATTTTATGTTCAGTGTCTATGAGGAAGCTGTAAAAGAAAAATATGAATTCTTTAGTTTTGGAGATGCCATGTTTATATACTAA
- the rsmD gene encoding 16S rRNA (guanine(966)-N(2))-methyltransferase RsmD, translating into MERGNKNMRIIAGSAKGKNIKCRDGFDTRPTTDRVKESLFSMIAPYIDGAKVLDLFSGTGNIALEAISRGASRAVMIEKEKDALRVIIENVNNLGFEDQCRAYKNETLRAITILGKKREKFDIIFLDPPYKDNVCAKVIEKISETGILAENGLIIAEHHILEDMEETVAEFKKADERRYGKKELSFYTR; encoded by the coding sequence ATAGAAAGAGGTAATAAAAATATGAGAATAATAGCAGGAAGTGCTAAGGGTAAAAACATAAAATGTAGAGATGGATTTGATACCAGACCAACTACAGATAGGGTAAAGGAATCATTATTTTCAATGATTGCTCCCTATATAGATGGGGCTAAAGTATTGGATTTATTCAGTGGAACTGGGAATATAGCTTTGGAGGCAATAAGCCGTGGAGCTTCAAGAGCTGTAATGATAGAGAAGGAAAAAGATGCACTTAGAGTGATCATAGAGAATGTAAATAATCTAGGATTTGAAGATCAGTGTAGAGCGTATAAGAACGAAACTTTAAGAGCTATTACAATTTTAGGGAAAAAAAGAGAAAAATTTGATATTATATTTTTAGATCCCCCATATAAAGATAATGTATGTGCTAAGGTGATTGAAAAGATATCGGAAACTGGGATATTAGCTGAAAATGGATTAATAATAGCGGAGCACCATATATTAGAAGATATGGAAGAAACAGTAGCTGAATTTAAAAAAGCTGATGAAAGAAGATACGGAAAAAAAGAATTGAGTTTTTATACTAGATAA
- a CDS encoding MFS transporter, whose translation MSNFFKSVGGAIGVDTKNVDKEYTRYKWQVFITIFVGYAIFYITRKNLSFAKPYLIEQLGYTKLQVGAIAAGMPLAYGFGKFIMGGVSDKMNPRYFMGFGLILAGIVNIMFGSVHSIVAFTVLWTINGWVQSMGWPPCGKTMKVWFSDKERGTWMSVWNTAHNVGAMLIPFVVIIGVSMFSGSWRGLFFLPGIISIIAGILTMVFLRDKPESLGLPSVREYHGEVVKEEVKIKSKRSSKQIFVEDILKNKVLWSLALSNAFIYFLRYGTLDWISVYLVQYKGINMKDAGFSFFMFEFAAIPGTILLGWVSDKVFKGRRTPLIMLCLLLSAVLVTTYWMTDNMIIINIAISLIGALIYFPVAAIGIAAVDIAKDDSAGMSAGWTGLFGYFIGATGSELGVGYVLDNYSWNVYFIMLIASAIIAMLLLIPAWNSGKKN comes from the coding sequence ATGAGTAATTTTTTTAAATCGGTAGGAGGAGCAATTGGTGTTGATACTAAAAATGTAGATAAGGAATACACCAGATATAAGTGGCAGGTATTTATTACAATATTTGTAGGTTATGCAATTTTTTATATAACAAGAAAAAACCTTTCATTTGCAAAACCATACTTGATTGAACAACTGGGATATACTAAATTGCAAGTTGGTGCTATAGCAGCTGGGATGCCTTTAGCCTACGGATTCGGAAAATTTATTATGGGGGGAGTATCAGATAAAATGAATCCTAGATATTTTATGGGATTCGGACTTATTTTGGCAGGAATAGTGAATATTATGTTTGGAAGTGTTCATAGTATTGTAGCTTTTACCGTTCTTTGGACTATAAATGGATGGGTTCAATCTATGGGATGGCCTCCATGTGGAAAAACAATGAAAGTTTGGTTTTCTGATAAGGAGAGAGGAACATGGATGTCTGTTTGGAATACTGCTCATAATGTAGGAGCTATGCTGATTCCATTTGTAGTAATAATAGGAGTAAGTATGTTTTCAGGAAGCTGGAGAGGACTATTTTTCCTACCAGGAATCATATCTATAATAGCAGGTATTTTGACAATGGTATTCTTGAGAGATAAACCTGAATCATTGGGGTTACCATCTGTGAGAGAGTATCATGGAGAAGTTGTAAAGGAAGAAGTAAAGATTAAAAGCAAGAGAAGTTCTAAACAAATATTTGTAGAAGATATTTTAAAAAATAAAGTTCTTTGGTCTTTAGCACTATCAAATGCATTTATCTATTTTCTTAGATATGGAACATTGGATTGGATCTCTGTATACTTAGTTCAATACAAGGGAATTAATATGAAAGATGCAGGATTCTCATTTTTCATGTTTGAATTTGCAGCAATACCAGGAACTATCTTATTGGGATGGGTATCAGATAAAGTTTTCAAAGGTAGAAGAACTCCTTTAATTATGTTATGTTTATTACTGTCAGCAGTATTAGTAACAACTTATTGGATGACCGACAATATGATAATAATAAATATCGCAATTTCATTAATAGGAGCTTTAATCTATTTCCCAGTAGCAGCTATAGGTATAGCAGCGGTGGATATTGCCAAAGATGACAGTGCGGGAATGTCAGCAGGATGGACAGGACTATTTGGTTACTTTATAGGAGCAACAGGATCTGAATTAGGTGTAGGTTATGTTTTAGATAACTATTCATGGAACGTATATTTTATAATGTTGATAGCTTCAGCGATAATAGCTATGCTACTTCTAATACCTGCATGGAACTCAGGTAAAAAGAACTAG
- a CDS encoding MipA/OmpV family protein translates to MKKFDLITLIFFISIRSFSISFLDPAVNRVMVYIDKDGANNYAFIRGMSEEKDKKREKFISLGFAASAIEPRLEDKSSYSTVVPLINAKYNNFYTFGGIYNGYTFYEGDKLNLNFTAEYRFAGHTDEDFNSYLKDLSDENNPIMLGVGGSYELGYVFLTGGINHNIRGNSDENTASIGILGGIPFKKIIVLGFLSYEIMSNSYTNRYFGTSISTDSKIPSHNIDGFGSAIRFTTVIAYSLSRNIDLFSYYYIETLSDNIKKSPLVKGSNSSMVGLGATYTF, encoded by the coding sequence ATGAAAAAATTTGATTTGATTACTTTAATATTTTTTATCTCTATAAGAAGTTTTTCTATATCTTTTTTAGACCCTGCCGTTAATCGTGTCATGGTGTATATAGATAAAGATGGGGCCAATAACTATGCATTCATTAGAGGAATGTCAGAGGAAAAAGACAAAAAAAGAGAAAAATTTATTTCCCTTGGTTTTGCCGCATCAGCTATTGAGCCACGGTTAGAGGATAAATCTTCCTATTCCACTGTAGTCCCGCTAATAAATGCTAAATACAATAATTTTTATACCTTTGGAGGTATCTATAATGGTTATACCTTCTATGAAGGTGATAAATTAAATTTAAACTTTACTGCTGAGTATAGATTTGCCGGTCATACAGATGAAGATTTTAATTCCTATCTAAAAGATCTTTCCGACGAAAATAATCCCATTATGCTGGGAGTAGGTGGAAGTTATGAATTGGGCTATGTTTTTTTAACTGGTGGAATCAATCATAATATTCGTGGAAACAGTGATGAAAATACAGCATCTATAGGAATTCTAGGAGGTATTCCCTTTAAAAAAATTATTGTCCTTGGTTTTTTAAGTTATGAAATTATGAGTAATTCCTACACCAATCGATATTTTGGTACCTCTATATCCACTGATTCTAAAATCCCATCTCATAATATAGATGGATTTGGTAGTGCAATAAGATTCACCACTGTAATAGCCTATAGTTTGAGTCGAAATATCGATTTATTTTCATATTATTATATAGAGACTCTTTCAGACAACATAAAAAAAAGCCCCCTTGTAAAAGGGAGCAATTCTAGTATGGTAGGTTTAGGAGCTACCTATACTTTCTAA
- a CDS encoding ankyrin repeat domain-containing protein has product MRFLITGDFFKNVPKEKIKQVKERIQYFYREISENKKKIFEIPKGFWVKKLKENLYEFRVNSGDRVLFEFKDIKRAGYGEKVLVLLLFSTHDLAVKSGMRQNKIENSKVEKLEIEKSYEPIDERLEEDLDIIYNKINSKIVYEITSDENLLQFIQNEDEYTYYYLNDEQYEILNSEFPLFLKGSAGSGKTTVAIRKTLELEERQDLKVGYITFTQPLKEKAYEMYEKFRDPSCEKMVEFYSLEELYEKQLKEKPMGLKIFEKFIYEYNPKIPKGVEHLELYQEIRGTIKGSMGAKGAGNWNRDLKQELIPREDYLVLNKKYTVYSEEIRKEIYKVAISYQDWLAERGYMDENDLARRVILNGKEIFDCIICDEVQDLTEIEIYMLKNLVKNGENLLLSGDIHQIINPTYFSFSRVKSLFYKDKYIEKQLGKNYRSQKKIVDLANKLSDLRGEYIGKLGEDYKEASILEGEDVYIYKKDNDFLKKLEENTAIILVPTNQTKEALRMELPKIANKILTVQDIKGLEFDSVVLYNFATELKKYWKIIFSGRAKTNQLYRYYFNLLYVGLTRARKRLLLMEEDEGSSLLKELKDYLVPMTVEGKRDFTLKSGELDFLKEGKEFLNQKLFSEAIAAFKKAGAKKYIKKAEDELAADDFFNEYNQEKTIEYIVNNDDSLSRCLEKYVVTDRIGDYAFEKKYYEKAKEYYEKSENYEKLSQLFEMEGELEKSFEYAMKTEVMPLIKRLKEELEKNDAALDIANEVRVLSDKKINSKKLSLIEFENLDKKYIMGKQEKNIGDILVILNDRFKSKSKISKRYSIKSPTKLLIKLYHIDGGKNGINYLMENYSSQLNIKTIVSLLDDGDIIEKYISKSKKKPKLDELLLLACEHKKVKNVKKILQLGGNVETEAEDEITPLMTAIKNKDLEMVKLLVSSGAKLGESVDKKNRVRITPLIYSIIENEFDIFKYLIEKGTDVELQSPIYHVVAHGNKPMVKVLLDKNVKLDITVQGLTPMFLSILSKDLEIMKMLIEKGADLDYTGGEFSPMIKIIQNDYLEGMKLFLERGYILKDEDLEILSTKGSIELSKLVLIYNLGYNYIEKIEKDITRIKNRRDIEKKVDLLKKIEKRYGFKKYREVVEEEA; this is encoded by the coding sequence ATGAGATTTTTAATAACTGGGGACTTTTTTAAAAATGTACCTAAGGAAAAGATAAAGCAGGTTAAAGAAAGAATACAGTATTTTTATAGGGAAATATCGGAAAATAAAAAAAAGATATTTGAGATACCCAAGGGGTTTTGGGTGAAAAAACTGAAGGAAAATCTATATGAATTCAGGGTAAATAGCGGCGACAGAGTGTTGTTTGAATTTAAAGATATTAAACGGGCAGGGTATGGAGAAAAAGTATTGGTACTATTATTGTTTTCAACCCATGATCTGGCAGTAAAAAGCGGGATGCGTCAAAATAAAATTGAAAATTCTAAGGTCGAAAAATTAGAGATAGAGAAGAGCTATGAACCTATAGATGAAAGGTTAGAAGAAGATTTAGATATTATATACAATAAGATAAATTCAAAGATTGTATACGAGATCACTTCCGATGAAAACCTTTTGCAGTTTATTCAAAACGAGGATGAATATACATATTATTATCTGAATGATGAGCAGTATGAAATTTTAAACAGTGAATTTCCATTATTTTTAAAAGGAAGTGCTGGAAGTGGGAAAACTACAGTAGCTATTAGAAAAACTCTGGAATTAGAGGAAAGGCAAGATTTAAAGGTGGGCTATATAACATTTACACAGCCTTTGAAGGAAAAAGCCTATGAAATGTATGAAAAGTTTAGAGATCCTAGTTGTGAAAAGATGGTTGAATTTTACTCTTTGGAGGAGTTGTATGAAAAACAATTAAAGGAAAAACCCATGGGCTTAAAAATATTTGAAAAATTTATCTATGAATATAATCCAAAGATTCCTAAAGGTGTTGAACATTTGGAATTATATCAAGAAATTAGAGGAACAATAAAAGGGAGTATGGGGGCTAAAGGGGCAGGAAATTGGAATAGAGATTTAAAACAAGAACTTATACCCCGAGAAGATTATTTGGTATTGAATAAGAAATATACAGTCTATAGTGAAGAAATAAGGAAAGAGATATACAAAGTTGCTATTAGTTATCAAGATTGGCTTGCTGAAAGAGGTTATATGGATGAAAATGACCTAGCTCGAAGAGTGATATTAAATGGTAAAGAAATATTTGATTGTATAATCTGTGATGAGGTACAGGACTTAACAGAGATCGAGATATATATGTTAAAAAACTTGGTAAAAAATGGGGAGAATTTATTGCTGTCTGGAGATATTCACCAAATAATAAATCCAACTTACTTTAGTTTTTCCAGGGTGAAATCACTGTTTTATAAGGATAAATATATTGAGAAGCAGCTGGGGAAAAATTACAGAAGCCAAAAGAAAATAGTAGATTTAGCCAATAAACTAAGTGATCTCAGAGGAGAATATATTGGAAAATTAGGAGAGGACTATAAGGAAGCCTCAATATTAGAAGGGGAAGACGTATATATCTATAAAAAAGATAATGACTTCTTAAAAAAACTAGAAGAAAATACAGCTATAATCTTAGTTCCAACTAATCAAACTAAAGAAGCTCTGAGGATGGAGTTGCCTAAAATAGCTAATAAAATATTGACAGTGCAGGATATAAAAGGGTTGGAATTTGATTCGGTTGTACTCTATAACTTTGCAACAGAACTGAAAAAATATTGGAAGATTATTTTTTCTGGAAGAGCCAAAACAAATCAACTGTATAGATATTATTTTAATCTGCTCTATGTGGGGTTAACTCGTGCTAGAAAAAGACTCCTTCTCATGGAGGAAGATGAAGGGAGTTCTCTATTGAAGGAGTTGAAAGACTATTTGGTTCCCATGACAGTCGAGGGGAAAAGAGATTTTACTCTAAAAAGTGGGGAATTAGATTTTTTGAAAGAGGGAAAAGAATTTTTGAATCAAAAATTATTTTCAGAAGCCATTGCTGCATTTAAAAAAGCAGGAGCTAAAAAATATATAAAGAAAGCTGAAGATGAATTGGCAGCGGATGATTTCTTTAATGAGTATAATCAGGAAAAGACCATAGAGTATATTGTAAATAATGATGATTCGTTATCTCGTTGTTTAGAAAAATATGTAGTAACAGACAGGATAGGAGATTATGCATTTGAAAAAAAATATTATGAAAAAGCAAAAGAATATTATGAAAAAAGTGAAAATTATGAAAAACTTTCACAATTATTTGAGATGGAGGGGGAATTAGAAAAAAGTTTTGAATATGCCATGAAAACAGAGGTAATGCCACTAATAAAAAGATTGAAGGAAGAACTAGAAAAGAATGATGCAGCCTTGGACATAGCCAATGAAGTGAGAGTCTTATCGGATAAAAAAATTAACTCTAAGAAACTTTCTTTGATAGAATTTGAAAATCTAGATAAAAAATATATAATGGGTAAACAGGAAAAAAATATAGGCGATATCCTGGTAATATTAAACGATAGATTTAAGTCTAAAAGTAAAATTTCTAAAAGATATAGTATAAAATCTCCTACTAAACTATTGATCAAACTCTACCATATAGATGGCGGAAAGAATGGAATCAACTATCTGATGGAAAATTATTCCAGCCAATTGAATATAAAAACTATTGTATCTCTTTTGGATGACGGAGATATTATTGAAAAATATATATCCAAGAGTAAGAAAAAACCTAAATTAGATGAGTTGTTACTCCTTGCCTGTGAACATAAGAAGGTAAAAAATGTGAAAAAAATTCTGCAATTAGGAGGGAATGTAGAGACAGAAGCGGAAGATGAAATAACACCATTGATGACAGCTATAAAAAATAAAGATCTAGAGATGGTGAAATTATTGGTAAGTAGCGGTGCTAAATTAGGAGAAAGTGTAGATAAAAAAAATAGAGTAAGAATTACTCCTCTAATTTACTCTATTATAGAGAATGAATTTGATATTTTTAAATATTTAATAGAAAAAGGTACAGATGTCGAGCTGCAAAGTCCTATCTATCACGTAGTAGCTCATGGAAATAAACCCATGGTTAAGGTTTTATTAGATAAAAATGTAAAGCTAGATATTACAGTCCAAGGTTTGACACCTATGTTCTTAAGTATATTATCGAAAGATTTGGAAATAATGAAGATGTTAATAGAAAAAGGTGCCGATCTAGATTATACTGGAGGAGAATTTAGTCCAATGATAAAAATAATACAAAATGATTATTTGGAAGGGATGAAATTATTTTTAGAAAGAGGCTATATATTGAAAGATGAAGATCTTGAAATTTTATCTACGAAAGGTAGTATTGAATTATCAAAACTAGTTTTAATATATAATTTAGGATATAATTATATTGAAAAAATAGAAAAAGATATAACTCGTATAAAAAATAGGCGGGATATAGAAAAAAAGGTGGATCTATTGAAAAAAATAGAGAAAAGGTATGGTTTTAAAAAATACAGAGAAGTAGTAGAAGAGGAGGCATAG
- the xseB gene encoding exodeoxyribonuclease VII small subunit produces the protein MAKANTFEENISEIDEIISKLESGMDLDESMKEYEKAMKLLAKSGVILEKAEGKVKKVMEKNGEIIIEDFE, from the coding sequence ATGGCAAAAGCAAATACTTTTGAAGAAAATATAAGTGAGATAGATGAGATAATATCGAAATTAGAGAGTGGGATGGATTTGGATGAATCTATGAAAGAATATGAAAAAGCGATGAAGTTATTGGCTAAATCCGGTGTTATATTGGAAAAAGCAGAGGGAAAGGTAAAGAAAGTAATGGAGAAAAATGGCGAAATAATAATAGAAGATTTTGAGTAG
- a CDS encoding polyprenyl synthetase family protein, with product MKEYLKERRTLVDLVIEEYLNEIKYPKVIAEGMKYSVLNGGKRLRPILLLMTLDLLGVQEKNGLPMSVAIEMIHSYSLVHDDLPALDNDDYRRGKFSTHKKFGEAEAILIGDALLTHAFNLITREDLEPSKIVEMVKLTSNYAGVNGMIGGQMVDIESEEKEIDLPTLQYIHTHKTGKLLMLPIECACIIAGAEAEKREVLKKYAELIGLAFQIKDDILDIEGTFEEIGKPVGSDKELLKSTYPSIFGMEKTKEILSEKIEEAKQIMFDVFGEEAKWHMELADYIGNRRK from the coding sequence ATGAAGGAATACTTAAAGGAAAGAAGGACACTGGTAGATCTAGTTATTGAAGAATATCTAAATGAGATAAAATATCCAAAAGTTATAGCCGAAGGGATGAAATACTCTGTATTGAATGGTGGGAAGAGACTGAGACCTATTTTACTTTTGATGACATTAGATCTATTGGGAGTCCAGGAAAAAAATGGACTGCCTATGAGTGTAGCTATAGAGATGATTCATTCTTATTCATTGGTTCACGATGATCTACCGGCTTTAGATAACGATGATTATCGGAGAGGAAAATTTTCAACCCATAAAAAATTTGGAGAGGCAGAAGCTATATTAATAGGAGATGCACTCCTAACTCACGCCTTTAATTTGATAACTAGAGAAGATCTTGAACCATCTAAAATAGTGGAGATGGTTAAATTGACCTCTAATTATGCAGGGGTAAATGGGATGATCGGCGGACAGATGGTGGATATAGAATCTGAGGAGAAAGAGATAGATCTCCCGACACTACAATATATTCATACTCATAAAACTGGAAAACTATTGATGCTGCCAATAGAGTGTGCTTGTATAATTGCAGGTGCAGAGGCTGAGAAAAGGGAAGTTTTGAAAAAATATGCAGAATTAATAGGGTTAGCTTTCCAGATAAAGGATGATATTTTGGATATCGAGGGAACTTTTGAGGAGATTGGGAAACCAGTAGGAAGCGACAAGGAGCTATTGAAGTCTACCTATCCTTCGATTTTTGGGATGGAAAAAACCAAGGAAATTTTGTCAGAGAAAATAGAAGAGGCTAAGCAAATAATGTTTGATGTCTTCGGGGAAGAGGCAAAATGGCATATGGAATTGGCTGATTATATAGGGAATAGAAGAAAATAG
- the prdC gene encoding proline reductase-associated electron transfer protein PrdC, whose product MKKFKFVLKMAVGAPSKSIVEIDEEVKRGQCIAEPISLGCKIHSSVNGVVKKITDSYIEIQQTEENSNDYLKIKECESISEYAFEAGIVGSGGAGFPSHIKLSTKLNGGYVLANAAECEPVLSHNVELMEKNPEIVVKGVKYAMESTGSEMGYIAMKPKYLNAAMAIGKVLKNYENIEIKWLPNMYPAGDERVIVREVLGIELQPGELPSKANAVVFNVETLKNLVLAVEDRKPVIDKDITVGGRVVNAEKGKVFSDVPIGATVKEYIEKSGGYILPYGEIVAGGPFTGSAITEDASITKTTGGILVAMPYPKDTRKVGIIACECGAGEERLTEIAHGMGGEVVAEAKCKRMVEVNGRYRCDKPGICPGQAEKVLFLKSQGAEVIITGTCEDUTNTVMTVAPRLGVPVYHSTDHILRGARHKIYRSKKK is encoded by the coding sequence ATGAAAAAATTCAAGTTTGTTCTAAAAATGGCTGTAGGAGCTCCTTCTAAATCAATTGTAGAGATAGATGAGGAAGTGAAAAGAGGTCAGTGTATAGCTGAACCAATTTCATTAGGATGTAAAATACACTCAAGTGTGAACGGTGTAGTGAAAAAAATAACCGATTCTTATATAGAGATTCAACAAACCGAAGAAAATTCAAATGATTATTTAAAAATAAAAGAATGTGAAAGTATTTCTGAATATGCATTTGAAGCAGGAATAGTAGGATCAGGTGGGGCAGGTTTCCCAAGTCACATTAAATTATCTACAAAATTAAATGGAGGTTATGTATTAGCCAATGCTGCTGAGTGCGAACCTGTATTATCACATAATGTAGAGTTAATGGAGAAAAATCCAGAAATTGTAGTAAAAGGTGTTAAATATGCCATGGAATCTACAGGATCTGAGATGGGTTATATTGCTATGAAGCCTAAGTATCTTAATGCTGCCATGGCTATTGGTAAAGTTTTGAAAAACTATGAAAATATAGAAATAAAATGGTTACCAAATATGTATCCTGCTGGAGATGAAAGAGTAATTGTCAGAGAAGTTCTGGGAATTGAATTACAACCAGGTGAATTACCATCTAAAGCAAATGCTGTAGTATTTAATGTAGAAACTTTAAAGAACTTAGTATTGGCTGTAGAAGATAGAAAACCTGTAATCGACAAAGATATTACAGTAGGTGGAAGAGTTGTAAATGCTGAAAAAGGTAAAGTTTTCTCAGATGTTCCAATTGGAGCAACTGTAAAAGAATATATTGAAAAAAGTGGTGGCTATATACTTCCTTATGGAGAGATAGTTGCTGGAGGTCCATTTACTGGAAGTGCTATAACTGAAGATGCATCAATAACTAAAACTACAGGTGGAATATTAGTGGCAATGCCGTATCCAAAAGATACGAGAAAAGTCGGAATAATCGCTTGTGAATGTGGAGCTGGAGAAGAAAGATTAACTGAAATAGCTCACGGTATGGGTGGAGAAGTAGTCGCGGAAGCCAAGTGTAAGAGGATGGTAGAAGTTAATGGAAGATACAGATGCGATAAGCCGGGAATTTGTCCAGGACAAGCAGAAAAAGTATTATTTTTAAAGAGTCAAGGTGCAGAAGTAATAATAACAGGAACTTGCGAAGACTGAACGAATACAGTAATGACTGTAGCTCCTAGGTTGGGAGTACCTGTATACCATAGCACGGACCACATACTTCGTGGTGCAAGACACAAAATTTATAGAAGTAAGAAAAAATAA